The Fibrobacter sp. UWP2 DNA segment GGGACAATCGTCGAGGAGAAGATTACCCACGCCGCGGGTGCGACAGTGCCCGTAGGCATGAGCCCCGAGCGCATGAAATCGCTTATTTTAGGCGAAGGGTTAGAACCCGTCGAGCGAGACGCATTATATGAACGATTTTCTTAACGAAAAACGTTCCCGCCACCAAAAGTTTTTCACTTATACAAGGCTTTTTTTATAGATTAAGAACATGAAAATGTTCTCCAAAGTTTTTGCTTTTTTAGCCGTGTACGCGGCCTTTGTCTTTGCCGATTCCACGACGCTTGCCGAACCGGCAACAGCCCCTGCAACCGCCGACGTCTCAGCCGCCCCTGCTGCGGATTCGGCCGACAAAAAACACCAAGCCGTTTGGATTAAGCTCGAGGGCGACGTGGAGCCCTCCATGTTCGATTTTTGCGCCCGCGCCATCGGCGAGGCCCTCGAAAAAAAGCCCGACTACATCGTCTTTGAAATCAACACCTTCGGTGGCCGCCTCGACGCCGCATTCGATATCGTCGACACCATCATGGCGGTCAAGGGCGCCGAGACCATCGCCCTCGTGAAGAAGAAGGCCATCAGCGCAGGTAGCCTTATCGCCCTCGCCTGCAAAAAACTCTACATGCTCGAGGCCACGACCATCGGCGACTGCGCGCCCATTGTACAGGGCGGCGACGGCACCCCGCAAATCGTCGGCGAAAAGATTCAATCTCCCCTCCGCGCTAAGTTCAGGAATTTGGCCCAGAAGAACGGCTACCCCGAACTGCTGAGTTCATCGTTCGTGACGCCCGAACTCGAAATCCTCGAGCTCACCGCCAAGCTTGACAAGGGCAAAAAGACGGAACGCGACACCGTCCTTATCATCGAGGGCGAGAAGTACACCGTTTTGGACAGCGCCGCCAAGGCCTTCTGGGGCACACCCAAGATCTTGGTGAAGGAAGGCGAACTCCTGACCATGACCGACAAGGAAGCACAGGAACTCGGATTCTCGAAGGGAACGTTCAAGGACCGTAGCGAATTCGAAACCGCGCTCGCCATCGAAAGCCGTAGCGAAGTCGAGACGACCCTCGGCGAAGACATCGCGTCGGCCATCGCCGCCATCGCGGGAATCCTTTTGATTCTCGGGTTCGGCGCGCTCTACATCGAATTCAAGACGCCCGGATTCGGCCTCTTCGGCATCATCGGCATCATCCTCATTGGCATCGTGTTCCTCGGGCAGTTCGCACCGCAGCTCGACGGCTACATCCCGGCCATCCTGCTCGTCGCGGGCGTGGTGCTGTTCCTGGTTGAAATCTTCGTGATGCCCGGAACGTTCCTCTTTGGCGTAGGCGGCATCGCGTGCATGATCTTGGCTCTCGCGCTCTCGTTCTCGCCCTCGGAAATTCCCGAATACATTCCCGAATCCGTAGAGACGACCTTTGACGCGACTCCCTGGCTATTCGGGCTGCTCTACATGCTATGCTGTGCGGCCATCGCGCTCGTATTCCCGATTGCGGCGAGCAAGTACCTGATTCCGCTTTTGCCCGAAGGCTGGACGCCCATGCTCAAGACGGATCTCGAGAATGCTGCCTCGCCCACCGAATCCGTGCAAGAAATCCATGTCGGCGACGTGGGTGTCGCGAAGACGTTCCTGCGCCCCGTAGGCCAGGCGAGCTTCACCATGAGCGACGGCTCTACCAAGCTATTCGACGTTCAGACGCACGGCGAGATTATCGAAGCGGGCTCCCCCGTGAAGGTGGAAGCCGTACAGGAAGGCCACATCTGGGTGACGGTTGCTAAAACTGAAATGGAAGGCTAGCGTCAATCCTTCACGCAGCGGACTGACGCCCCGTATTTTTTCTGGGTTTTCGAAAAACGGACAAATTTGTAAATAGTGAATTCAGCAACCATCGCCGCGTCTTTCTCCGATTCATTTGACAGCCAAATTTGGGCATTATTGCGGGCAGTTCGAACCGATTCAAAGAACCACTCTTTGGTATAATCTTGACGCCAATCTGCAATATTCGAAGGCAAAACCGTAAAATCATAATAATCATATCCACCACCGCGGGACACCCAATCCCGGGAAGATTTCAATAAAGGCCCACAATTATTTTGACCATCCTCAACACAGTTCAGTTCCGAGAACAATGCGTTCCATTCGGTCGTATCCGGCAAATGCCAACCTTCCGGACAGACTCCACGAATAGTCCCCTTCGGGTTGCATAATTCACTAAAGCCGCATCCCTTGCCTCCGTCACTAAAGATTCCCGCCGAATCCATCGCTGCAGGCCACGTGTAATAGCGGCCATAAGAAGAATCGCAGTTTCCCAAGCTATCGGTGAGGCAAACAGAACCATATATCGATACGGAATCTCCCACCTGGTAGTCGTAATTCAAGTTTTCCGCCATCCAGGTCTTGTCGCCAATTTTTACGGTCTTGTAAACTTGCCCATCACGAGCATCCGTCATCGACCCTTCCTCCACCTCGGAAGGCAAGATTCCCGGAATATACCTGCTCGGATCATCAATATGAGTGTACCCCTTTATGCAACGAATGTACAACTTATCTGCTGCGCCCTGATAAACGGCATCGCTATAGAAACTAAAATACCTTCCGTTTAGATGAGAGCCGACGCTCCAAAAACCAACATGAGTATGATTGTTACTGCCGCTCAAATCGGGAGAAGACCTCGCAGAAAAACCATACTCATCGGAACCATTGCCGTCGTAAAACCACCCCGTTAGCGATTTTAATTTTTTGCCAGCAACATCTGCACCCCCTACGGCATCAAGCAAGGTATCCCAATCACTGTCACCCGGCAAGCGCCAACCTTCAGGACAAATTCCACGGACCTGTTCGTTTGGCTTACACACTAACCCATTACAGCCCAAACCGTCATCACTAAAGACTCCAGCTGAATCCATCGCGGCGCCAAACGGGTACAAGCGCCCATACAAATCACAAGTTTTAAAGCCGTCAGGAAAAGCATCATCGTTGCCGTAATAGATGGGACATACACCTTCTTCCTTAAGAAGCGAATCTACCGCATAGATATAATTCAGGTTCTCCGCCATCCATGTTTGATTACCGATCTTCACGGTCTTGTAAACCTGACCGTCACGTTCATCGGTCATTTCTCCATACTCGACTTTCGGATTGAAAAAATCTTTCTTGTCTGCTTTATCCCATAAAGCGAGATTTTCGGTATTCAGCAAAGATTTCTCGTAAGGACCACTCCCGTCCTTCAGGCATCGCACGGGAACACCCCTAGTAACTTCATTGAAATAGCCCATAAACCAACCCATAACAGAGGTTTCGTTATTGTAATAATAAGCTCCAGCTCGATAATTAAACGCTATGCAACTCCGTTCACCCGTATTTTCGTTATCATAGTAATCAGAAGTCAAAAAGAAGACCTGGGAACAATTCTGTTTACTCATCGGCATCGCCGAGAAACCAAAAGCATCCACCCCTTGTTTTCCATCAGCCCAACCGAACCTTGATTTCAGCATCGCAGCATCAACTTTGTCATCTTTACCAACTGATCTGAGGAGTACATTCCACTCAGCAACACTAGGGAGATGCCAACCTTCTGGACACGAACCTGACATTGTATACCACCTTCCATAAATTTTGCAGTTACTTTCCAGGCTATCTGGGCACATGGAACGATCAGCAGCATAATTCAAGTTTTCCGCCATCCAAGTTTGATTGCCGATCTGCACAGTCTTGTAAACTTGGCCGTCGCGTTCATCGGTCATTTCACCATAGTCAATATCAGGATTCAGGAACTGCGACTTGGAGGTTACCTCGGGACATTTTACTTCAGCGAACATAGACGAATCAGACGGATCTTTTGAACCATCTTTGTCCTTATCCGAGTCGTTCTCTTTCTGTGGAGCATCATTCGCTGCAACGCTGCTTGAGCCTTCGTCTTCGAGACAGGCGTTCAGGCATAAACAGGCAAAAGCCATGAAAGCACAAAATGCAACTATTCTGAAAAAAAGTCTATACATGACCATGTTCCTCCCTTGTCCAAATATTCTTATATCAAATATAAATCTTTTCTTTACTCAAATTATGTATATTACGAAAAGAAAACAAAAAACGGAGATAAACAATGGAAAACCTTCTCATCGTTGGAATTGTCATCGCGGCGATTGCCGTCATCATCCTGCTCGCCTTCATCGGCAAGTTTTTCAGCCTCTGGCTTCAGGCCTTGTTCTCCAAGGCGAACGTGAGCATTTTCCAGCTTATCGGCATGCGCCTGCGTAAGGTGCCGCCCCAGGTTATCGTGGAAGCACGCATCCTCAGCTGCAAGGCAGGCCTCCCCGTCGACACGAACTTGCTCGAAGCCCACTACCTCAGCCGCGGTAACGTGCTCCGCGTGATCCAGGCGCTCATTGCCGCCAACAAGGCGAACATCAAGCTCGACTTCAAGGAAGCCGCCGCCATCGACCTCGCCGGCCGTAACGTGCTCGAGGCCGTGCAGATGTCCGTAAACCCGAAGGTCATCACGACACCGAAGGTTTCCGCCGTGGCCCTCGACGGTATCCAGCTGCATGCCGTGACCCGTATTACCGTGCGCGCCAGCATCCAGAA contains these protein-coding regions:
- a CDS encoding nodulation protein NfeD, coding for MKMFSKVFAFLAVYAAFVFADSTTLAEPATAPATADVSAAPAADSADKKHQAVWIKLEGDVEPSMFDFCARAIGEALEKKPDYIVFEINTFGGRLDAAFDIVDTIMAVKGAETIALVKKKAISAGSLIALACKKLYMLEATTIGDCAPIVQGGDGTPQIVGEKIQSPLRAKFRNLAQKNGYPELLSSSFVTPELEILELTAKLDKGKKTERDTVLIIEGEKYTVLDSAAKAFWGTPKILVKEGELLTMTDKEAQELGFSKGTFKDRSEFETALAIESRSEVETTLGEDIASAIAAIAGILLILGFGALYIEFKTPGFGLFGIIGIILIGIVFLGQFAPQLDGYIPAILLVAGVVLFLVEIFVMPGTFLFGVGGIACMILALALSFSPSEIPEYIPESVETTFDATPWLFGLLYMLCCAAIALVFPIAASKYLIPLLPEGWTPMLKTDLENAASPTESVQEIHVGDVGVAKTFLRPVGQASFTMSDGSTKLFDVQTHGEIIEAGSPVKVEAVQEGHIWVTVAKTEMEG
- a CDS encoding FISUMP domain-containing protein — protein: MAFACLCLNACLEDEGSSSVAANDAPQKENDSDKDKDGSKDPSDSSMFAEVKCPEVTSKSQFLNPDIDYGEMTDERDGQVYKTVQIGNQTWMAENLNYAADRSMCPDSLESNCKIYGRWYTMSGSCPEGWHLPSVAEWNVLLRSVGKDDKVDAAMLKSRFGWADGKQGVDAFGFSAMPMSKQNCSQVFFLTSDYYDNENTGERSCIAFNYRAGAYYYNNETSVMGWFMGYFNEVTRGVPVRCLKDGSGPYEKSLLNTENLALWDKADKKDFFNPKVEYGEMTDERDGQVYKTVKIGNQTWMAENLNYIYAVDSLLKEEGVCPIYYGNDDAFPDGFKTCDLYGRLYPFGAAMDSAGVFSDDGLGCNGLVCKPNEQVRGICPEGWRLPGDSDWDTLLDAVGGADVAGKKLKSLTGWFYDGNGSDEYGFSARSSPDLSGSNNHTHVGFWSVGSHLNGRYFSFYSDAVYQGAADKLYIRCIKGYTHIDDPSRYIPGILPSEVEEGSMTDARDGQVYKTVKIGDKTWMAENLNYDYQVGDSVSIYGSVCLTDSLGNCDSSYGRYYTWPAAMDSAGIFSDGGKGCGFSELCNPKGTIRGVCPEGWHLPDTTEWNALFSELNCVEDGQNNCGPLLKSSRDWVSRGGGYDYYDFTVLPSNIADWRQDYTKEWFFESVRTARNNAQIWLSNESEKDAAMVAEFTIYKFVRFSKTQKKYGASVRCVKD